The proteins below come from a single Mesobacillus jeotgali genomic window:
- a CDS encoding aspartyl-phosphate phosphatase Spo0E family protein — MYQSQIALLKEIDRVRELMVASALETGYTSAETVRRSQELDTLIYEYQALCRETELQRKKTRILFRQMILLTKKQYILSHA, encoded by the coding sequence GTGTATCAATCGCAAATCGCTTTGTTGAAGGAAATTGATCGCGTTAGGGAATTGATGGTGGCTTCTGCACTGGAAACGGGATACACTAGTGCTGAAACAGTCCGTCGCAGCCAGGAACTTGACACTCTAATTTATGAGTATCAGGCATTGTGCAGGGAGACGGAGCTGCAGAGGAAAAAAACAAGAATCCTTTTCAGGCAGATGATCCTGCTTACAAAGAAACAATATATTTTATCGCATGCGTGA